agccattaacagctcaacaaggtttGCTAGGCTTTTATAGGGCCTAGGCTAGATGCAgttataaattttatttttaattaaataataaaatattatactTTTGATTGAACAAAGTGTACTTTGCTTTAACCTGGTAGGAATGTTAAACGGATGTCATGGGTTTGGGATAAGATAATGGGAAAAAGGTTCGCTATCAAAAGCTAAATGATTTTCTAAATACCCCCGTATGTATCATCTCAGCATCCTTTTTACAAGACACTTGAACTTCATCTTGTGTTGAAATGTAATAGTTTTGGTATTACCATGGTCTGGAGGtaggaagagaaggagttcaaACACATACTACAGGCTTTCTTGCCACGGTTGTAAAACAGCTGTGGGTAAACAAAGCGCAAAGAGCCCAAAGAGCCAGACACAAGCCGCATTGTATGGGAAGATGTGGGAAACAACTGCGTGTACGCTTTATGAAGTATTTCTGACGTAGTTTTGTTAAATATCAATTTTAAATTGCCTACACTGTCTTACTATTTGCTGTCTACTCGCCTTCAACTCGCTTGTGTCGTCAACTCGCCATCAACTCAAGTGATGGACAGTTATTCCTGTGTCATTTCATTACTTGAGATCCTCATTGTTTGTGAAAACGAGGTACAGTATGTTGGACTGCTGACCAGTGCGATATTTGGTCGGTTCCTGTTGGTGCTGTATGAGGAAGACCACCTCTTGTGGCTTCTAGAAATTTGTGTGCTTGGTGTTTTGAACCTCTGTCATGTCTGCGACATGATTACGTTTCCCAAATAATTTCTGGAAAATTAAAATCCCCAAGGAGGAGTTTATCACAGTTTCCACAAAGACTAATGTTCCTTACCAAAGAACATAACTGATTGTTTTCTGCACTATCACTCCCTGTGCTTCTGTAAACCAGTCCGATAACAAGTTTTTTATTAGTTGGCATTGAAATCTTGGCAAATACTGCATCTTTAAAATCCTGCATTTTCATTCTAGAGCACTTTACTGTCTTCAGCGTCTGATGTACATACAGACACACTCCTCGACCATGTTCAGAAAGGTTTATGGAAAAGTTCAAAACAGTCCAATTGTATTTCACTCAGAGCCAAATCACAACAGTTTGGGGGTTTTACCTCAGTGATTCCCACGATGTGGGGGTTGTGCAGAGTGATAAGTGCTTGTAACTCATGTCGCTTGTTGATTTGCGTACATCTGCGTTGGTGTATATACATTTCAAGTTGTGTTGTGCAGGTGCTGCTAAGGTGTGTTGTGCAGGTGCTAAGTAGGATTCTCCCTCTTTGGCTATTTCAGGGGTTCTGCGTGGCTGGTTGTGTCTGGGTAGATCCCTATGTTTACAACCTTTCCGTTCTTTCTTATCCATTTGGCATGATGTCCCCGTTCTGCGTCGACTCTGCGCCTTTTTTTGCTGCCATTTCTTCCttcaatgatttttgtttcatccCGCTGGAGTGGGGTGAGATCCTTTCTCAGGATAATgtccttttttttattgagtCAATTGTCTTTCAGTTTGTGTGCAGCTTTCAGAATGGTATCCCTCTGATGTTGTGATTCAATGCTCAGACGTCGCGGTCAAGGTTTGGTGGGAGTTTTTTTATTCGGTTGTATGGGCCAAGATGTCTACAGTTGGTAATATTAGCTGGGGTTACCTCCAAATGGGTCAGCATGGTCTTCACTGATTCCGTGTCCTCTGTCATGTCGGACTCTAGCTTTTTATCAATAGCCTGTTGTTGGTTTGCTTTCAGATCTGTTAGTTCTTATTGCACGGTGGAGAGTTCCGTGCGAAGTGACTCTACCGCTACCTTGTCagctttcttttttaattttgcagGTAGACTCTTGAAACTATCTGTGAACAAACAACTCCAGTGCTTCGTCCAACTGATTTTCTATGTTGCCAAGCCTTGCCATGGACAAGGTAGGATCATGTGTTTGCTGTTGTTTGGGAATCTTTAAACAGGCAGCACATCTCCACTGGATATCTGTTTTGCACAAAATTGTCTTCTCCGTTTTGACTGGACCACTGAATCATGACCACGGAGACTTATTGAAACAGTTGCCTGTAGTGTATAAGCAATCCGTTGAGTGCCTTCCACGGGTCACTGTGGCATGTTGAAATGACAAACACGCACAGGAACTTAAATGCCAGTTAATAAGATCGCTGTATGTTACTGAACAGTTTGAATTTAATTTGCCCCCAAAAGCAAACTGGTTATCAGCCAATCGTacctctttgtaaaatcgaccacAGGTTTTACTACATTTTGGAAAAAGCCATCATTTTAACATAATATACCTTTCTAATGTGCATgaattgtttgtatgttttaGACCTGTTTCTGTGATGCGTGTCTTGTAATGGCTCCAGAGAAGCAAGATACAAGAGAGAGGCTTAATGGATGGCTCAACCAAACTATGAGGATTAGAATGACCGATGGAAGAACTCTGATTGGTTTATTTCTATGTACTGACAAAGATCGCAATGTTATTCTTGGATCATGTGAGGAGTATCTAACCCCACCTGGTAAATCATGCAATCAATCTAAAGGCCAAGTCAAACTGCAGCGATAACGTtcatgacgcaaagagaatgcagtctattggttgaattgctccacgcagaatctGCACATGtatgcttattcaaccaatagaatgcgttttctttgtgtggtgatcgttatcgttttcgttttcgttatcaTTGCAGTGTGACTCGACCTTGATTGTGTATAAATAGCACCACAATGCAGCCCAAGGCTAACTTGCGAATTTGTACCCAAATGAATgaacaaattcattgaaaattatcAAATCATATCCCAAACTGTAAAACCTCATCATACAAGATATATTTTGGGAAAATGAAAAAGCAAATATTTGGGTTTTTTGCAACCAATTTTATGGGACAGTAAGTTGTGGACAGAACTTTTCACAAACATAACTGTTACCTTGAGTGGTTGATAAAGAGGATATATTTGCCTGTGTGTGTACAATGTGCATACATGttcaatattattttcaaaagtTGCCTTTGTAAAAGATCAAATTTCAGTGGGATATTTTGAAACTGACTTTGCTTCAAAGCACAAAATAGATTAAAAACACATGTATTCAGTTAAGTTTTAATTAATAGTTAGTATGTGTTGTCCTTTCTACAACGTTGTCCTCGTTTGGGGTTTGTTTTTCATATAAACCCCTATATtgttgtattaattttggtttttacccataaaccgattttgtaagacaaaacacagtgtccccagatttacattaaatttacaccgtttgaaagttgtaatttttgagaaatgagtaaaactatgtcgtgaaaatgtgtttttacatgctaaaataattttcgtctcatgatcactgtgacgaaaattattttcattacattgttttactcatttctcaaaaactacagcacctcagcaagtaatatttcagggaagctttctactatcatgatcttcaaactgtaagtttaatgtaaatctgtggacattttgtttttttgtcctacaaaaaatacatagaccctttaatgctGTAGTAGCTACAATCCTCTAAATGAATTTCACTTCTGTTTGCTTTCCAGACTCCAGTCAAAAGGAAGAGCCCAGAGTCCTTGGGCTTGCAATGGTTCCTGGCCAACATATTGTCTCCATAGAGAATGATAAAATCAAAAGCTGATCCTTGCAAATATTGTGCATGCTAGCCATGGATGTAATTTCATATTTACTAGATCcataaaaaaactaatttttgtaaatgttatttTGTGAAATGGTAATTGTATATCTGTGTGATCACAAGTTGCATTGATatttgtctttgacattttaaatcATTGTCTTGGTGTATAAAAGCAAGAGCCTAATACTTCCTGGAGGCTATTGCATTTATGCCCCTGATTTGCCTCGATGCGGAGGCCTGCATTGTCacagagcagggcccaatttcatagagctgcttagcaatAGCATCCCATTTTGTGCCTAATTTACTGCCtagtttccattttatagcGTTGCTAAACgtaaacacacaaaaatgtgtgctaaccttccagtgcttatCGCACAAATCCATGGGAACGTGCAAGATGgctgcctaattttcttgctaacttgTGAATTACGCTTGCACCTTTGCAAATTATCTGCTACAGTAAGCTCGAAAATTTGCTAGTCATttaaagcagttctatgaaattgggcccagtgtataaacttttcttttgcaacgtcacagcccgagtttttgccaccCAAGATTtgaaactatggaaagccataaatgcaattCAAAATCAGATCACTACTGTTTGTAACAAAGTTACCAAATTATTCAAGAcgtgtgttgattttgttaaaaacaaaacaactaattatgagaggtattttatttaattgaaagcttgcagaaaatgttgaatttggttaaaacatctgttaataGGATTGAGGCTGACCATGAAAGATCATTGAAGACCATTGAAGGTCTATAGCTCACTTTACTTGATTGAGTGGCTGATCTTCAGAATGTATTTCTAAGATCTTTTATACACAGTTCTTATgtagtgctttatcacacctGAGGGCATCTCAAAGTGCAATGTATGTGCAGCTATGATGGAAATATAAGCACCATTGTAATGGTTAATAAGGCGCTGTGAATatcagtatttaaaaaaaacattggattGTTTCAATCAACACATAATGTCCAAAGTGTATTCAAAAACTGAACAAATGTTACACTTGCACATGTAGATTTGATCATCATCTTAAGTTTGAATTATAAGCACTTGTACAGCATTTCAAAACACTGGTTGAATCATGTCATTGAGCAAGGATCTGATGTATCCACAATGCAAGGGGTAAAGCTTGTTTTATTTGTCCTATATACTTCAACGGTTACTATTTCTGGTGATTTCAGCAAATTTGTATCTTTTTTTGTACAAAGGAGTAGGTACATTGGGAGTGCGAGCGAACTAGCTCAGTGAACACTAATCTATCTACATCCTGATCAGAAAATTGTCTGATTTTGAAGGGATCAAGCTAAATGCCCATATTGAAATAATCACTGTGAGCTTGACATGCCAGTCACACGAGCAAAAGAATGCCagaaaattatgttgttaatATCTCACTTTTTTAGCATACTTGAAGTCACCATTTTTAACGTCTGATACATAGTGGGCAACATCATACGTGGGCATGAAATAAGCCCTAAGCGTGAAGTCGAGTAGAAACAACACAGTTTGTTGAGGTGCACGTTCACATGTGTGCTCGCGTAacatgcagctaaacctccccaACGTAAGGTAATCACAATTCAATTGTTTgaggtacctgctgctaaaaacAGGATTCAAGCTGTTTTTGAATGCCGGGTCATGGTTCTAAATCCTACGCAAAGCTAGTGCTTGTTAGTGTTGTTGTTTCAGGTTGTGTTTCTGTTTGGTTaggagggggggggtgggggttgtaGAACTTTGAGATCAACAATTGTACAGTGCTTGCTTCACaaatcaacatttgttttaactaGAAAAATATGGTTTATTTGGTCTCAAAGTTTTCCTTTGTTCCATCAAAAATATGAAATGAAATGTACAATTTTGATAACATCTGCTACACACAtagcagaaaaaaataaaataactgccATTATtgaataatacaaaacaaattacacaAAGTATAAAAGGTTCAGCTGTGTATTATAAACGTTtaaacaattaaaggcagtggacactattggtaattactcaaaataattattagcataaaaccttacttggtaacgagtaatgggcgaggttgatagtatagaacattgtgagaaacggctccctctgaggtaacgcagtttacgagaaagaagtaactttccttgaatttgatttcgagacctcacagttagaatttgaggtctcaaaatcaagcatcagaaagcacacaacttcgtgtgacaagggtgttttttctttcatcattatctcgcaacttcgacgaccagttgagctcaaattttcacaatatgatgagatacaaaagtgagaagactggtctttgacaattaccaatagtgtccagtctcttTAAAGATGAGCAATCTTTACTTTGTTATTGGTACAGATACTTCTTGTTTTAACTAAAACTATTGctcattttgaagaaaaaagtaGTTTTGGATTTGGaatttaagtacatgtacatgtatgctttatTGTAAATGGCACGCCTTAAcaagaatatttttaaaagttaagACTTTTATAAACAACCAAATACAAAGTCTCCCTTTTTAAGTTGCTAACTTCATAGTACACACATGTAATTGGTACAAGTCCAATAGACATAGTCccattaaatgtttttaatttgcaaAGTGCAATAACCTTTCATCGTGTCAGagtttatttttgtcaaaacagGAGAAGTTTGCTGGTAGTGGCTTGAAAGACATACAATGAAGAGATCTTATTTAACACATGTTTAAGAGgttatacatatatatatttatagtGCAAGCAATGATTTAAGCACTTGTAAAAACTGCTTCTCATGTGGCTTTTAATTGAGCACTCGAAGTCCTTTTTTGAAAAGCAAGCTAATTTGAATAACAAAATCTCATAATTCAACTACTATTTCAgaacttttatttttcttctccaGTTTGTTACTATTTTCACCCCAACTGACCATCATTTATAATGGTTTGGGGTGGCAAAATGGGTCATATTTCTAAACAGTCGGGCAGGCATAGACCCCAACAGCTGGGAGGAAGCAGCACAGGAACGCACCGCCCAGTTGCCACAGGGGTCAGTCACGCTGCAGAGAGGCGCACTTCCTTGCTGCAGGAGAAGAGGCAAAGGAGGAAATTGCGAGTAGCAGCCCCCAACCCTGTGTCAGCCCCCTCTCCGTATGTCTGCAACAACTGTGGCAGAGACTGCCATGCAAGAATCGGACTTCTTAGCCGCAGCTGCAAGACAGGACAACCCCCCAGGCGCAGTCCATCTTCAGTATTGACGGACGGATGCCTACTACTTGAAGAGTCTGTCTAAATAATATGCAATATATACAGCTGCAGACAATAAACACTTGCTATAAACTACTCAAAGTAAAAGGTGCaacccagcccccccccccccccccaataaaaaggATGTTAAAGGTCAGCTATAAACTATCTGCTCCTCATCATTCCACCATCCCGGCACTCCTGATGGGGTGATAATCGTTGTTTTTCACATTCTGGGCCATCTATTTCTTTGAAACGATTTTATTATTTGACAAACTGCAAACATTCCCATTTACAAAATGACAAAGGCATTtaggtaactactcaaaataattgttggcataaaatcttacttggaaacgagcaatggagagctgttgatagcataaaacattgtgagaaacggcttcctctgaagtaacgtagtttttgagtaagaagtaatttgtcactaaaatatttgaattgaattagagacctcagctgaggtctcgaaatcaagcatctgaaagcacacacgacttgtgataagggtgtttttcttccgttattttctcacaactttgacaaccaatcaAGTCCAATTTTTCACTGATTAGTTATTTTCTGTATATGTTGAGTAACACTAAATgagaagacaattaccaaaggtgtctttaAATCCTAATTAGTAAAAAAGCAAGCACTGAACAGCTGTTGAAACTATAAaagattacaaaacaaaacaccctttgCATTAATATAGTTTTAGAGATAGGTCAATTTtcacaataaaatttaaatctgaTAAGGGTTTTAGGCATGACACTTTTCCCACACTATGCATCAagtgtgtttttcctttcattttgttCTTGTACATGTAACTCCCATGAACATTGAGCCCacatttacacaggtttgttaaatatgtttaattttgggagtgatccacacaaatacgctgctaaactgtgtgagtttctttttactttgtgaGACTGTCGAGACTGTGCGCATTAAACGTACAATAGACCGGGTTCAAAGCATTCCTATCTAAATGCATTGAGATTCTATGCCACATCcttgcattttgtttaaaaaaaaccatagtATTCGATGAGCAGTTTGTTTTGAACCTGTAATCTTTGAAATACGGTTGCGCATTTGAGCCAAGTCTTTTGCgctcataaaataatacaatttcgATCTGCGAAACCTCAGGATCGTTTCACTTTGTCACAATAAGAAAAAATTTAAGTAAAAATGGCGGGAAAATTCAACAAAACTGGCGGCCTCAAACTGGCATCGGCTTAATCTTTGAGTACAGAAGGTGCCGCGACCAAGACCGAGTCATGACACAGCGAGCCAAGGCTGCCCAAAGTCGGCCTTGAGACCTCAAACACTGCTTTATATTATAAGTTTTTAATTATGTAAGTTCATTTGTTAACTATTTTCATAACTTTTGATTATTTAGATTTTTGCAGATATATTATTTGCAGTCTTtcccaattttttgttttaactgtgCACTACACATTTTGGATTTAACAAATGAAAACTATTTTGAAGTTGCATTTAGAGATCTTCATGTGACTGTTGGTTCCGATGCTGTTTGTTCCTCAATTCATTCTCTCGGTCTACTGTATTCcttttgttttctgttgtaattttttccatttctaaaattgaaaaaagagaacaaaattaaaaataaagtttCATATGGtttataacaaatatttacagaGAATATAATGTGAAAATATTTAACAGAAATTGTCTGTGGTTGATCAATGTTGACGCACCATTTTAAACATGTTGCCTTTTAGGGTTGAACTAAAATTTAGCATTGATTGATAAAAACTAAATTCATTTCAATCCTCCACTTTCAATAAACAACCTCCAATAACCTGAAACAGTTTCATAAAGTCTAGGTGAAAACAAAACTGCGTTTCTGTTGAGCTGCACACGGTCAATAGCAATATTGTTCTACAGAGAGTAcactgtacaaaaatatacatgtacttctggGGACTGGTCGAAGGGCCCACTATTAATCCACTACTAGCCACCATGCGCCCCTGCACCATTGATATCCCGATAGTGGAGTTTGTGTGCAGTACTGAACAGATACAGATGGTCTGGTATAACTTTATATTTAGATCAACTTTCTCTTCATACTAATTGCCAAATCCTAGACTTGACTtaacaatgaataaataaataaattataataattatggaggctaatcatccttactggcagctaagagctgaattgcgaaggacgcggctacaatcTAACACCAGTTTCAGACAGGCCTTCAGAGTCGCACTGATCCCAATTCTTAACAATGTCAGAATGTACATCAAAAGTTTGGCGTCTGAAACAGTTAAATGTAGGAGCGACTGACGCACTAGAAGTCAAAAGGTTCTGGGTCGATCAAGAGTTGCTCCTAGTCTATTTGCGGTAAGGTGCAGCATTGAACATGGTGTGTGatttttaaacaagttattaATGCTTACCGGCTAAGGATGATTTTAAGCTCTTTCTGAACATAAGCAGTACTTTCTCTATGTTGGCGTCCACTTCCTTTCTTGAAATTATATTATCATTTCCAC
The DNA window shown above is from Asterias amurensis chromosome 18, ASM3211899v1 and carries:
- the LOC139950511 gene encoding N-alpha-acetyltransferase 38, NatC auxiliary subunit-like, with product MAPEKQDTRERLNGWLNQTMRIRMTDGRTLIGLFLCTDKDRNVILGSCEEYLTPPDSSQKEEPRVLGLAMVPGQHIVSIENDKIKS